The window ACTATCAGCATCACCCATTCACTGGATATCTGAATTAAGTTAATATTTTTCAGGTTCAGTCTTTTGGGaccccaatattttttttaatttttagcattTAATCCTAAATTGAAGCAATAACGTCACTGCCATGTTTACACATCTGCGGAATAATAAACATTTCTTAATTAGTATTGATCCGCGTCTTGAGATtacatacattttgtaaaaacatgATGTCCATGTTGTTTTTagaaggaaaaagcaaaaaactgatgtgacattcatccattttaaaaggagatctGCTATGTGTTTTACCTTGCCTCTTGTCTTCCTCTACGGCACCAAACATCCCTAGGGGTATGGATTCATCTTGGAAAGTCATCACCAAGTGCAGTGATTGACATTGAATGTTCATTTCTAGATGTAGATGTGAACTTCTGTCTTTGTTCTGTaaacaactagacaataataactgtaaaaaaaagtcacacttatCACTTCTGTTGTTTCACTTGACAAAagcttgtttaaattattttgtaaagataCTGCCTGCTGCAACTGGGTTGAAAATGAATGCATGCTCCATTGAGAGAAAATATTGAGCATGCATGCTGGCAAACAAGTGAGAAGAACAGATGAGTCATTCATTATAggcatccatccacccatcttccTAACATGTTTATCCCAACAAATAATGGACTCAAGTCAGGAACAAtccccaacacagggcaccagtctaaCCCAGGGCAAACACATATACTGATGCACTACAGCCACTTGTCAAATGCATGCCTCTGAAACACGGAAGGTGCAACTTATTACATCAAAATCTTTGTTACTTCAAAGTgggtattcagtaagttttaaggcttctCTTCACGGtactcatatttatttatttatttattttttaaatttgcttgtaTCACTatgaaagacaaaaaatagaaaagactGAATAGTATATTAACACGTTAAAAGTGTATGCATACTTTCAATAACTTAATAGTAACAGGATGTTTGTTAGGTATGAACAAAACAATtcctaaaaaaaaacagaattgataATCCATaacattgtgaaaaatgaaacacaaacctGATGTATAtgcactttttttctgttttcttcttttgtcatcctcttcctcagAATCAGAGTCAGAGACAAGTGGAAGATTATTTCTTCTTAAAGTTGTTACTGGTGTCTTCTCAAATGCCAAAGGGCGTGTTACTGTATGAGCCTGTGTGTCTGGCAAGAGAGAatcatcttcctcttcatctgcATCCATCTCTTCTTCCAATTTTATACCAAGagatttattgtttggctgttctAATGTACAGCCATTATGCGATAGCACACTCTTGCAGCTGATTTCTTGTTTGGTTTTATCAGCCACTGTATTTGTTGCTGCCAGAGTGTGTGAGGCATTTTCTGAGTCCTTTTGGATCCCACTGGGACTTTCATTGTTCAGAATGATATACTGACAGGGCACATCTGCAAACATAATCAGATCTCCATTTTGCAGATCATAATGGACTCTTGGCTTCAGCAGTTTGCGTCCTTTGCGGGTGCCATTAAGGCTGCCACGATCCCACAATAAATGTGAATCTCTCTCAATTTCAATAACAGCATGGCACTTTGACACAGATCCAACAGGGACAGCCACAGTGCATGTCTCCTCCCGACCTACTGTGTTTTCcccaagaaataataaaaaatctgcaattaaaataaatatgattacATTACAGCGCACATATTATACAACATCAACTACACAAAAAGATTATCAAAACAGTATAATCCAGTATGTATGCTCAGAGATAAATAATAAGCAGCCATTttgtacatactgtcaaataaagtatttaaatgtttcttatttCTATTTTACTTGGAATGTCGATATCTGATCTTCAGTATAAAATAATTAAGCGCTATCAAATTTGCAGCCTTAAGAATAGCATGTCAAAGCTTGTTATTACCTTCATTGGAACAATAAAGTCACATGGTTCAAGGTTTTTGTcacaattgttattatttagtttattttctttagtgttgtgaaacatttaaaaactatTCTAGTTAACTGTAGGGTCTGTTAGGTTTCTATTCCGTGAAAAAGCCCCACCACCACCCCTGCAATGAAAGAGttggaaaataaactgaatttagttttagaggaaaagaaaaaaagtaaacattatttaaatatcttaGCAGTTTTGCTCCagctaataataaaacaaatgtaaatttttgCCCGTGTGCAGCTTAATGAACACTACAAGTCATAGCAATGAAAAGATTTCAAAGGTATCAATCAAACTGGGCAAACACAGCTATTTTACCTTTAGATAATCTAAATATTCCTTCAGAGAATTAAACAGACAGAAATAGTACTTTGCAAGCCaacacaaaaatataaccaaaaagaatatttaaaagtgaaaagGAAATTTAACTGGGGTCCATGaagtttgaaattattttgtacatttagaAAAACATTAGTTCATAAGCTTAAACCACCTTATTTCATGTCATGGAACCAGTGTTAAAAGTGTGGTTGGGGCTTTGACCCTAACCATTAATTTTGCCAGGGACTTGTCCCAGAAAGGGTCTGCTGTTCTGCAATATTAATCATTCCCTTGTAAAAGCCTAAAGTCAGACTCCTTTTTGTGGTCTAAGTAATTCTTTTTCCTTCAGTTTCTAGATTTGGTTTCTCTTGTGCCTTCTCATATGTATTTTCACCTGTCCTGTTTAGTCTACTTGCTTTTATGATCACctaattgttaatttttattaagtCTAGGTTTTCAGCCTGGAGTAATGAACAGccattgcttttttaattttgactcTTTGTCAGCTTGTCCTAATTTGCATATAGATTATGATGTGAGCTGTGAGCTGCTGTTGCAATTTGTGAAAAGTGCCATATACAGAACCTATCCATCGTACTGCAGGGTTTAAAGGTTCCATAACCACCAACAGCAATGTTGGATTGACCAACGGAGAATAATTTGATCTTTCATTACCTTATTTATTTGCTCTTCCTAAACCACAGAGAGAAAGTCATTTAGAATCTGCTTGATTTCCTGTTTTATATAAGGCATCTTATGGTGATGTAAACAGTGAAAGGTACTGATTAGAAAAAAAGGTTCTCAATTATTGATGACAAAATGCAGATGTCACCAACCCAGCTAAAATTTAGTGGTGCAAAAGAATATGTTTAGCCTTTTTTTCCTCCAAGGGTTATAAAAATAGCAACCTTCTTTTGCTTCAAGCAGGTGAATGTTTTGAGATAATTATCATCAttaagacagagagaaagagcgaaAAACCAGTAGTCTCCCAACTCTTGAAAGGTCTTTTTTAGTATGACAATTCCTCACGGTAAAAGTCTAGAAAAGTCAAGCAACCACTCCATGAAAAAGACATCAACTTTGAGTTACTTCAGTGCCTTCCCTAATGTACACATCTTAATCAATCTGAGCGTCTTTGGATGAGATAGAAAATGCTATTTAGTACAAAATGTCACCACAAGAAATTTGAAAAAGTATTGGACACACTAGAGTTGACACAAGTTAGCACTCTAGGATTAGAATCAAATTGTTCACATTTTGTTACTTTCTTGCTCCAATAAATCAAACCTTTTTGAAGATGTTTGACCTGCTTGCTCTTATGCATACATACAGTACCTAATGAAGTGACACTCAGAACCTATAATGTTATATTAAAAAGGGTAATGTTTAACTCTTCATTTAAACTGTTACTTCTCTTTAACCAGAGAACTGCTTATTTCCATGTTTACATAATTTAGGCTTTaaattgaaaaagtaaacaaatatttaaaaagtttctttAGAGGCATACCTTTTTCTTGGCAGTGAGCATTATTAAAGACTTTTATCATTGCCATAGGTCTTCTAACTGATATTTCATTATCAGTCTCTTCTATAAAAAGTGGTTCATCCATCAACTGAGTCTGCTCCATGATGGTACTACAAGAAAAGAATTTCAGCTTTGAATAAAAACGCTGCTggtgactttaaaacattttgaagtaCATTTTAACAGTTTAACTACTTTACATACATTGCCCTTTGGCAGCATAAAGACAAACCCAGCCACCCAAAATATTTAACTAGAATAGGTACTCTTAAAAAGGTGTCAGCATAAAATAAGGCAGAGGTAAAATGAATATACTCTTTGATGATCAATACTGTGTTTGCTTTAAGCGTTTCTTGTGATTATGCCCAAAAATGCTGATTTAATAGATCTTCAGCAGAGCTTTCAGTTCAATAGGGTATTAGCTGGACCAAGAACAAAATACTCACAAGGAACTATACTACTGATTGACATGTACAGAAGTACACATTgtcaaaagaaatatatttttatatttttagacaaTAGGATATTTGATTGTCATTTCAAAAATACTAACAAAATGATGataatctgaataaaaaaaaaaaaaaaaaaaaatcacattttgaaCACACTTATACCATGCATGtattaaatcaacaaaagtgcAATTTTATTGTTTAGAAAACCTTAGTACATCCTAAGTTTTATTACATGCATCAAGTATCTAAACTTGGAAACAAGAATTAAAGTTACATTGTGTGGTTACATCATGACAAGTTCAAAAGACTTCTCTGAGGTCCCAAGAAGAAAGACCAACTCTGGCAAGGGTTTTAAAGCAATATTAGTGAATTATTCCACTATTTTGAAAGATAATCTGCAAATGGAGATTTCAAACCACATGTAATCTATTCATGCCAGGTCATCAAAGCTACTTCAGCCCAAGAGCTGACCAAAAATGCTTCAAGAACCATTGGATAACATCACAGAATTTACAAATAAGTCTTACCTCAGTCACTATTAAATTCAACAGGTGAGTCATCAGATAGTGACTGTACAATTTCCCTGTACATGAAAGGTCAGAAAGGTGTGAACCTCTGTTCTCAGAAAAAGAACACGTATGAATGAAGTTTGACAGACAACACTtcttagaatattagaacaatctagataagaAAAGGCATTCAATGattgccagttctatccacttaattcttctagaaAAAGAAGCAATGTTCTCTGGACAGATGGGGCAAAGGCTGAGATGTATGACCACAGTTTCACACTATATTTACCCCAAAGGACACGTGTAATAGTTTAAATGTCAATTCTAATTTGTTCTTAAGTAAGCATGAGCAAATAAATGcacccagtgatggactgatTTCTGTCTTGCATGCAGAACTGTCAGGATATGCTCcaatgtcccccacaaccctgaaaatgttatgttacataaGATGATTGATCAACTGTTTATTTATATGAAGACATAATATAATTTGTAGCAGGAAATCcacaaaaggagaaaattaatcacatatcttaaaacacTATTTTATTCCTTAGCTTCTGAATCCTACCAGGAATAATCATCAGAGAAACATGATTAGACTTAAAAGAATCCAAGGCAATATAGCAAATAAGGAAGGGAAGGCAGGCGGATGGGGAAGATGATTGATGAGGTACAGTTTGGAGGTTGTTGGTTATAAAGTCTTATTAATTTTTACAAGtttttcttttcaagcctgcatatgctgggttcatgtcgaaatgtctgttaatggtgttttcattataTAGCCACAATTCAGCTAGCTCTCTGTCACTTTTAGTATCATCCATGAATTTTACTTgtcccatttaaatgtgtgtccagtgaaacttgtatgtgtgtaaatctgAGTGTATTGCAATGTTCCTGTATACATATGGAGAGTATTTTTGATGTTCCATGTTTCTGCAGCCGATTGCctgcttttagcattaaaaaggacTGTGCGCAGAATGTTTGTAGGCTTGTGCACTACTTTGATGCCTGATCTGGATGGGATACCTGCTGTATTTTCTGATACACTGTGATGATAAGAAAGTGTGTACCAGGTGGGATAAGGTGTCAGGTTAGATTGTATGTTGAGGTCTCTCATGTCTCCTGTGTAAAGCACTGTCTGATGAATGTCTTTAGGTTTCCATTTGATGTTAACAGTTGGAAaagatagtgcctttcattctttttagtctctggtattacaatgggtgtggactcttctaaAGAAAATCTTAACATTGCTCCTTTTATGCAATGATTGGTGAATGCTagcaaagtataatattttgtatgCATAATATTTCATAAGATAAATCACCTGTAATAAGGGTTGTTACCTCTTTCAATAGATACGCCCAGGAAATTGATGTATCAGTTTATTTCTTTTCCCATAGCAAACTGGACTGTGGGGACTACTGCGTTGATGTGTTTATGGAAATCATTCAGCTGGTCACTTTTCAATATGATGAATGTGTCGTCAACGCGTACTGTATCCAAAGTTTTGGTGTGTTCGGAGTTACAGCCAGACTTTCAAATCACTGTATTACCAGTTCCACTAACAGTCCCGATAATGGtgatcccattg of the Polypterus senegalus isolate Bchr_013 unplaced genomic scaffold, ASM1683550v1 scaffold_4671, whole genome shotgun sequence genome contains:
- the LOC120519365 gene encoding mediator of DNA damage checkpoint protein 1-like isoform X2, which translates into the protein MEQTQLMDEPLFIEETDNEISVRRPMAMIKVFNNAHCQEKDFLLFLGENTVGREETCTVAVPVGSVSKCHAVIEIERDSHLLWDRGSLNGTRKGRKLLKPRVHYDLQNGDLIMFADVPCQYIILNNESPSGIQKDSENASHTLAATNTVADKTKQEISCKSVLSHNGCTLEQPNNKSLGIKLEEEMDADEEEDDSLLPDTQAHTVTRPLAFEKTPVTTLRRNNLPLVSDSDSEEEDDKRRKQKKSAYTSVIIV
- the LOC120519365 gene encoding mediator of DNA damage checkpoint protein 1-like isoform X1, whose protein sequence is MVTIMEQTQLMDEPLFIEETDNEISVRRPMAMIKVFNNAHCQEKDFLLFLGENTVGREETCTVAVPVGSVSKCHAVIEIERDSHLLWDRGSLNGTRKGRKLLKPRVHYDLQNGDLIMFADVPCQYIILNNESPSGIQKDSENASHTLAATNTVADKTKQEISCKSVLSHNGCTLEQPNNKSLGIKLEEEMDADEEEDDSLLPDTQAHTVTRPLAFEKTPVTTLRRNNLPLVSDSDSEEEDDKRRKQKKSAYTSVIIV